The Drosophila sechellia strain sech25 chromosome 2R, ASM438219v1, whole genome shotgun sequence nucleotide sequence TAAGGAGAATCTCCGGGAAAGATTTCAGTTTGAAAATAGCGTCAACAATCGAGAGCTCGAATTGCATAAGAAATTTATGAATAAAGCATTTACTATGTATTTATATACCCTTGCGTTTGTATAATTGTTCAGGGGCTGAAAACGAAAACTTCAGACGGTTTGTTATGTCCTCAAGTTGTCATGGCAGCGACTTTAGCTTACTAAGCAATATATTCGTATGTGAACTGCAATTACTAGATACCCTCTCTGCTTCCACGGCCACTTGAAATTTGTGTGCACTCGCCAACgatattattactattatggCGAGTCGTATAATTGCCTGAGCGACTACGTTGATCCCTTAATGAAATTCGATGATTAGAGCCATTACTGTGTACTCTGTTTTTTAATATTCTATTGAAGTTTACCGTTTACTGTTTACAACAAAAGCCAGCATAGATCAGTTCACTCAGTATCGCAGTCATGTGCTGTTTGCTCGAGCACATTTTCAAAATTCTGGTTTTTATCTGTgccatttttataaaatttcttGTGGCCGCCAATTTAGTAATACATTTCTACTATATCAGGTTTCATGGACCGCAAGGTTATAAAGGCTTTTATAAGCTTAACTTAACACTTAGGAAATACATGTTTATCTATTTGGCACAGTTTTCACTTCGGGAATAGAAAACTACTACTTATTGTGGACAATGCAAAGCTGGTGCGGAACCCTAATGGTCGTAATCAAGTTTAAGGTTTGCGAAGGATCCTTCCCTTTTTTTAAGAAGACTCTCACGAACCCCGAACTTTCGCGTTTAGGATCTGTGTTATCTGCAATGGTGGCTTCTGATGACTTCGACCTTTATTTTAGCTGGCTTTTTTCTACACTTGATCCTGTTCGACTTCCAAGGAGAACACTTGGGTACCAATGAAAAAGTTCACAACTACTTTGGTCTCGGTAGGTACATAGATTTGTATGATTAATGCAATATTGCTcttttattctattttttatttcaggGCTTATGTTGGTCTCCCTTCTAACTGTCGCAAGCTATTCCCGAACCCTAAGGCCACCAGAAGAATCAGACCTTTTATTTAAGGCGACCACTAATTAAGCGTTTTTTAACGAATCTTatcatattttgtaaaatgttTACTTTTACTTCTTATGTCCTCTTGGCACATAACATTTCTATGATAGTTATGATTAATCGTCTTTggaaaaattttgaaatttggAAAAAACTTTGATTTGAAGTTTGTATACGAAACGGTTCATTTAATAGATTCAAGGCAATTTGTTGTAGCCTTTTATTGGTAACTATATGTAGTTGGTAGTGTACCTTCGCACATTTCCCTGGCGCCCTTTGTCACTTTGTGGATTACATTACCAAGAAAGAGGGAAGTGTTAAATTTAAGTACCTCGACTGCCAAATACCCATTACACAGATAGTGGAGCacgaaattttaaaattttgctCGCATGTGGAAGGATGTTTGCTAGATAAATATCAAGATCAAAGATTTgttaaaacaaatatatatatattttttttttaatatttattaagtttacCATCACagtgtggagaaatattcttatgaattaccaaacactataaaaaaaacaaataataaaataattaaataattatttttttaagagGTTTTTGCTTAACGTTGTTTGACGTCTCTAAAGTTGCATGTTTTGTAGTTCCCGAGGTCTCGACGGTTATacggacggacatggccagaaaGACTTAACTAGTCTAGACTAgtgatcaaaaatatatttatactctTTAGGGTAGAAATGCTTGCATCTACACTTTAATGAACACAGTAATCGGTGTAATTTCCCCAACCTGTCTAATAAACCTAAacggcaataaataaaaaactatcaCAGGATTATTACCCCTACAGGCTAGTCATCCATTGTTTTCGGAAATAAACTTTATTAGTCTACATAGACCTTTCGACTATAATGCCGAAAATACTAAGTTGCCTAGCACTTGGCATTTATTTCCCATTCACATATTACTTACGTTCAAAATTTTTACCTTGCCTTGTGCACTGCTTCAAATATTGTAAGTTATTCAACTTGGATGCAAATGAACCAAACTAATCGAACTCCCCATATGATTAACAGATTCCTGGGAGAAATGTGAACCagttaattttgaaaatatgttATTTATGTCGGCTTGGGTCGGCGCCAGTGGATTGCTGTGGGTATCGTCGAATTACACAGTAAGGGAGCTaaggaatatatataaaatcaataaCACTTacacttaattatttttcaggAATTCCACTTTGTGTTCTCCTGGATAATTGTCACTTTTGAGTTAATAGTGCTTGAGATTTCTTATATGACCTATGCTATTATTCTAACAAAAAATCACGTTTGGAATTGGCAAATTATATTCTTCGGTAAGTCAACggtaatattaaatatatatataataaatatatataaatgttatTACTTTGCCTTTCATCCTAAGGTATCCTGGTCTTCAGcttcgttttggttttgttaCACGTGTTGGTAGCAAAAAAGATTGTTAAAAACCACTTGATCGAAAACATTTTCAGGGTGCTTCCTGATAAAACTGATAACTAGTATCTAATTTGGTATATAGGCATTAACTTCTTAAAACAATCCTGCcgaattaaaatatatataactaaTTTCAGTATTCAAATTGATTGAgaattgtgtttttatttagttttaaattaagaCATTAAAGTAAGACATCAAAGCTTAAACtgaatcaaatttaaattctttgGAATATATACATCATAAATCGTACATGATACACCATACATCATACTCATACATCGTACATTATACATCATACATAATTCCGGAATAGAACGGTATTATTGCTTTTTCTTGACATTGCAAAGCTGGTGTACAAAACGCAAAAACTATATAAAAACTATGTGCATCTTCCATGCATATCGATTAGCTAaataacgggtatctgatagccGAGACACTGTTCTAGCTATCCTTCTGTATATCTGTCCGtatgtccgtccgtctgtttTGTACGCAAACTAGTCTCAGTCAGCATAAAACGTTATTGAATGTCTTCATTCCATTCCACATCACTGTGTTGCAAACTTCTGACTGAAATGAATATACCCTCTGCAAGTGTTTAATACACAATATATCATTCggtatacatatgtaccttTTTCCTTAAGTGCATAATTACTTCTAGCTCGCGTTATTTATTGTTTCTGAATGTAATGACATAAACTAATTAAGCGGAATTATAATTGAAGTGCTGctattatattttgtttactcAAACAGAGGAAAACCTCCTTTTATTAGTTGGAATTTTGAAAGGGAACCAGAACATCGAAATGTGCAAGCCACTATGCATTGTCCTTGCATCACTTTTACTATTCCTGAGCGCTGTAATTTCGCTTGTTTTTGAATTTACATATACTATTGTACGTTTTACTCAACCAGAAGTGCATCGCGAAATTTATCGAACTACAGAATTTTTGATGTTCTTGGAATTTTTATCACTCTTTCTGGCGGGATCTGGACTCTTTTTGAATTACCTGAAATTCAAAGTTGGTGAGGTACAAATAAATTACTATATTTTCTAAGCATTCTTTTTAACAggttaaaattattttctgCTTCTGGATTATAACTTTCTGTTTATTGGAGGCCGAAGTACTCTTCTTAATTTTCTGTGAAACCGCTCAAAAATTTGACGCCTATTCAATTTTCCACTTCTTGCACATCTGTGAGTATGCAGTATCTTAAAAAccttaaatttaaaactttcTCTTCCATTTTCATAGGTTTTGCTATATATTCTCTGGCTTCAGTTTATGGAAATTTCAAAGGTCTAAAATATTGTCCTACCAACGAAGTTCAAATGGAGCTTGGAGATGGaaatagttagtattaatttaaCAATTATTAGCTGTCCTGTTTACAAATATAcagttttataaatattgcgcCTGGATGTAAACTTTTAATAAACAGTTTAGGTGCTAAATTTAAGTGTtagtattaaaaataaattatcttGATACAGAAGGTTTTCGAAATTCAAAAAGACCAGAAGAAATTTTCTTTTAGTCGCAGTGTTATTTTGTGCCTTAAAATGATCCTTGGATTAAATTTGAAAGCGAATTTCTTTACTTTCAATAAATTTCTACTTTTCTTAAACTACAGGTTATGATAAAAACAACCaccaaaatattatatttaaataaaattaccgCTGCGCGGGTGTTATTAAAATCTCAGTATTCTAGTTCTTATAATGGACATTATAGCGGACATGTCTATTTTAACTACATACTTTGTGTTTAGTCTAGTATATCCTCTTACTCatcgagtaaggggtataaaggtaaacacatatttaaaatacaaaagtatgcaacagaCAGAAGGTAGAGTTTCCGACCATgtaaagtatatatgtatattcttgCTCAGGATGAATAGTCGAGTCGAACTctccatgtccgtctgtctgtccgcCGAGATCTCAgaaatataaaagctagaaggttgagattcagaaTAAAGGTTTTAGAGACACAGAtggtgccacgcccactaaccgcccaaaactgtcacgccaagacttttgaaaaatcttttgatatatttttgatattgtGTTAGTTTTGGAAATTTCTATCGATGATAGCCTTATAGCATATTATAATtccaaaaaaatatagaaatttCTCGCTTGCACTTccagctgagtaacgggtatctgatagttgtGAAACCCGACGATAGCATTCTTTTTTGTTAAGTTTGTTGACCAACGATTTGCTCGTACGATGCTGAATGAGAACAAATTTAAAGCTGAATTAGAGAGCTAATAAAGGATTTTAGCGTTTATTACCATACCTTTCGATTGATATTTTGTCATGGCCTATGTGTGCTGCCACCCACAGTGATACTTAATATATTAACTTACCTATTAATGGGGCAATTTGGAAAGGCTGTTGCAATTAATAAAACTTTCCTTAGGGTTTTAGTTTGAAAAGTGTTAGTCGTAGTTTCGTGCGATGTGTAAGAGTTTCGTTATTTCGATAATTTTGCATCTTCCGTTCCTGATTTGTAATGGATATTTGGTGTGttcttttaaatataattgggTGTATACCgtcttaattattttattttagcttATGTCTCTACTTTTATCAGATTTCAATATTTCGATGGCTGAAGGTAGTTtcatattatataaatatatcaatACCATTTACCCTCTTCCATAATGATTAATATTTTAGAATGTCTAGATCTGTGGACACTCCTTGGTATTTTTCAATTGATCAATTCTGCCTCTGGTCTCGTTTTGGTTTGTGCCAAGTGTCAGGTTTGTCACCATTTGCGATCCTTTAATAATTGCATTATTAATTTGTCTTACTAATTAAGTTTAAGCTTATAATATTTTCTTGGGGTTTGATGTCTTCATGGGTTAACTATATTCATATTGCGTGGGTTTTGGGATACTGCCAGAAACATAGCTCCCAGTTTGGGGTGGTCGAAGCCATTACATCTGCCTATTTGGAGGGTAAGAATAAACACGGTCTTATGTTTAGACTTAACAAAAtcattataataaaattggtCTGTTCAGCTTTCAGTATATGCACACTGTACGTTGTGTTTACGTACTATCGGGAATTTGTGGTAAGTTTATACAAACTACTAAATGATTTAAATAGAAAGTTTGGTTAaatcgactatcagatacccgagACTCAGCTAAGGAAGATATGCAAGTGCGAAAGCTACTGTTTCCAGATTGGCGACATGATTAAACATATTGCTCACTGCATTACTACACAAAATCATAGtttattaaagttttttatggCGTAAATTTATTTGGCATATCTATTGAAACTAGAAAGACTAAtaataaagcaaaacaaatcaaaagggtcttctctGCActacaagtaacgggtataaagtAGCCACAAAACTCGAATAGGTTTTTCTCttatcttttattttattatctgTAACGGGTATACGATAGTTGAGGGACTCGCTTTGGTAAATTTTTTCCCACTTCCGCGGTGACCTAACCGCAGTGACAGTTTTCTACTATTTAATTGGCATTCATAAATTAAAAcctatatttatttttaatttaaatatttacattatataatttaattcttCCTACGTTTAAAACTGTTTTTGGTTGTATATTTGATGAATATTGATTGTGTTGAATGCTAGTAATAATTATATCTTCATTTTTAGCAAACATTAGACTAGCTTAAACGAGACATTGCCATATTTTAAAAGTTACACCTGGGAACCGCCAGTCAGTTTTTTCTGTCTTGCTGGCAACGTTGATGGCATTCGTCACGCAAAAGCTTCTTCAAAAGCTTCGGAGAAGAGATAGAGACAGCCGGCAGTAGAAGCGCCGTTCAGTGGATTTCTAGACGACGGACAGACTGCATCTGATCCCAGTCATTCGCACATGAGTCATTCAACTCGCTGCGGGAAAGTGCCTCGCTAATTCCGACGATTTCCCTGAATTGGTGCTACGTTGCACGCCGTTAGATTGAGGAAATTCGACATAGGTGCGACGATCTTCCAGAAGGTATCGACAAcccagagagagagagagagagatagagacaTCGCTAATCTCACGGATCCGATCTGATCTCACAGAGAGCGGAGTAGTACGAAAACAAGTTTCGCGCAGCTTGCTCTCCATTCAGGCGGCTCCCCAGGAATTTCAGGCATCTCGAACATCAACGAACCCGAGGAGCATCATCCGCCATGGCGTCCACGTCGAGTGTGAAGCTGATTGTTTACGCCCTGGACGTACTTTGCACAGTGAGTTACTTTCGCTAGTTTCCCGCCCACTCCAGCGATTACGTCAATTGAGGCGTTGTAAACAAGAATATGGCACAACGACCACTTGAGTGAGTCGGTTTCGCAACGATCCCAAACAAAGCACAGAATATATCATCTTATCAATTGGCACAACTTTAAGTGTACGGACGTACATATGCACGGCATATTTTAGTATGGGAACCGTCGCCATGTGTTACCTTTTGGTTGCCAGGAGTGTAAAACGCACCAGTAAAACCGTCTAATTGTCGAACCCGTTTCCCCGATTATAGTTTATTGGtttatttatacaatttaattgcaaGCCGCGGTGAGAAGGACCAGATGGCCCCAgaggtcacagcatatataaTACGATCGGGCTATCCGTCCGCTGGCAGCTCATGAATTCGGAATTTTCCAATCGATATCTGGACTTGCAGCACGGACTAGCCTCTTACTCATGACTTCGGACGAATCCATTGCACTCGGAAAACAGTCACACTCATATCAGAGCTAAAGCTAAACAGCTAGGGAATTAATCACCTATGTTTGCGACTCGCCTTCCAGTTTCGAATCGAAACATCATCGCCTCACGTCACCTTTTAAACTTATCCCAATGCTGCAGAGACTGaatttgaataattcaaaCCCACTCAAACAAGCAAGTTAGCAAACAAGCTAACCGCTGCGATACCGCGGGATTAGATATGAATAGTAATCGAATGACCTTGTCCGTGTGCGCAGTCCTGTCCGAATTGTTTGCTGTGGGTTTCCTTCTTCGACTTCCCAGCCCCTAGTTTCCTAGTTTCCCACACCCCATTCCCGCCAACTTCATTGGCGTCTATTCCTGTCGCCAGATGGGCTAGCCTGGAGGACGCCCCCGAATGGGCTCTCCAGTTAACGCCTTGTGGGAGGTCAAAACCCTGGAAATGGAACACTAATTAAACTTGATTTACTGTAATCTTTTTGAAAGTCTTCAACTTGAACTTAAATCATGTAGTATGTACGCACGAATTCTTATCTTATCAGATTAATTTAGAGCAGACAATTCAATTCGGTCTTTGGTACTAGTAATTGTATTACTTGAGCTAAAcgaactatatatatatatatataatgcgGTCAGAATGCTCATTCCGTTTGAGAAGCCCCGAAATTCCCTACTAATATTGGTCTTTTGATTCCACAGCTGCTGGCCTTGGTGCTGATATCCTTCGGCATCTATGTGGCGGTGTCCTACAACCTCAACGAGATCGGTGAGCTGACGGCCTACGCCTACGTGGGACTCGGGGCTGCTGCCCTGCTGGTTGTCCTTTGGGGATACCTGTCCGCCTGGCGCGAGAACGTGTGCTGCACAGTGACGGTAAGTCAAGGATGGGTGTCTACTGCCAAACATGGTGTTACACGGTTCTATTTCCTTGCAGTTCATTATTTTCCTGTGCCTGGTCATCATTGCACAGTTCGCCGTCGTCTACTTGCTGGTCACCCAGGAGAAGACGGTGGCCTCCAACCTGGCCAATGCCCTGGAGGACACCTGGGAGGAGGAACTGAACAGCCCCGGCGCCATGTCGCTGTACCAGAACTGGGTGAGTTTGCAGCAGGGCTTTAGTTAGAGTCATAACCACTGTTAACCACCGATCTACCCGCAGTTCCAGTGCTGCGGTCGTGGAAGTCCCCAGGATTACATCGTCAACGAACGACTGCCGCCGGAGACCTGTTTCCGAAATCACGACAAGAGCAAGCCGGAGAACCTGATCCACACGGGCTGTCGGGTGGAGTTCGAGAACTACTGGCAGCACTTGACCAAGATTTTTAACATTCTGGCTCTCGTACTCATTGGATTTGAGGTGGGTGTCCCATAAGCGAACGACTGAACGACTGTTTTTCAAATGTTCCCATCTCTTGCAGCTCCTGCTGAGTGTCATCTCTTGCCGCCTGTGCAACAGCATTCGCAACGATGCTCGACGCTCTTACTTTTAGAGAGTGAAACCTGAAAATACTCAACTACGATTGGCAGTCGACTTGTTAAATTTGTGAAGAATATTACACTATTAATTAATTGGCTTGGCAGGTCTTGAGCGTTATTCAAGGCTGGGGTATGCTGTTACATTTTCGAAATTGAAACTCATTTAATCAGCACAGTGCAATGAAATGATCCTTTTCACACGTTGATTTCGGTGAAATACGTAAGGCAACTCACAACTAATATTAAGAAAAGTACAATAgatttagttttatttatttcaagatacttttaaataaatttatagaACAAAAGTCAAGCACCTACTTCATTCTGTTATTATTGAAAAAACGCATTCTATTTAGCGTGTTTGGGTCGTGTTTCGTTACTATTCTAACCTAATTAGTTAGCCATATAGTCGCACACACCTGATTATTAATGTATTGGGGCAAGCATTGTGTTTTGCTTGTATAAATTATACAAAcgatattatatttaaaaataaaactggCGTTTATGTTGCTCACACATAGAAAAGCTTTGGTATCCAAAAAATACAAACCATGAACGTTTCAAATGGAAATGAATTATAAACCTAATATTTCTactggcaaaaataaaataaaaagagagaatgctgcaGTCAGAGTACTATTACTATGAGTCGCGACACCCTCAAAGTAATCAGGGTATATTAGCATTCCAAGCCTCTTGCacttttcgaaaaaaaaaatgatatttttaaaGGAGTGTTTTAGCAGAAAGGTCAGCTCATGTTGATATTGTGGTGATCTTTATAAATGTTGGTTCCTTGCTCACGTGCGCAACATACCCTATTTTctcgagtaaggggtataactAGCATGGGCCACCGAGTCTCCCATTTTATTCAAATGGATCGTCAtctatttctgttttctgtGTACACGCTAACGAACATATAGTATATAAGTAAATACCTAGTTGAGCACAAAATCATTGCGCTCTTGCGGCCAAACGTTTCGATTCCACGTTGTGCCGAAGCTTTCGTTCCGTGTTCCGCCGTTTGTTTGCCAAATGCTTTTCGCGATATCAACGAAGTCGGAACGTTTGGaaaagttttcagttttcagttaaCAGTCGAGCGGTGAGCATGAGCCCGGTTTTGGGTAACCCCAGCAACCGTTagatccgaaataaatattttccgaTTGTCAACAAGCCGCGAGTTGCCAAGTGTTATAAATAATACGTGTACCTGCTACAAAGAAACCAAGATATTCAGTTTCCGAAATTGGGATTGGCAAGATGGCCTGCTCCACAAACGTTTTGAAGGGCTTTGCCCTCTTTTGGGATATTATCCTCGCGGTGAGTAGAAGCATCCATAAAGATTGAGCATTACATTTCTGTGGGGCAACTCTGGTGACCCCAAACCAGCACGACGACAGTAATTAAGCTGAAGCTCTAGCCAAGGCTAATTGCAGGAAAACAACTCAACTTTGGCCAAATGCCAGTTCTTGCCCAAGAAACGTTCTCCAGCTTCGCCCAAGTTCATTCACAAATCCATCAGACTTTGAGgtgacttttgtttatttcattgCACAGAATTCAAGCATTGGAGCGCCTCCTTAAGCATAAATAttgttttgctgtttttatttgtttgtttttttgtgtttcaTTTGCAAATTCACATTTGGTCGCAGCTAATAAAATGAGGCAAAAACTTTCAGTTCAGCCAGATAGGGAAATAGTCTTCTTGCGAATTTCACCCGCAcaaaaatatctttaaaaattatataatatttagatatttgcttgtcttttgtttattttttgttgacctttttatttggctttcACCATTTAATGTCTGCCGCCAAGTCGAAACTTGGTCACCCACGCCATCACTTAACCCTGAACAAAATCTACAGAATTTTTATTAGATATTCGCTGTTATTTTAGTTGGATTTACTTGAACCAGATTTTGGCTTGGGCcgtgtgtgtacatatatctGTTGATGTCATTTCCTAGACGTTTTGGGCATCTTTCTGCCGTTTGATTCCATTGGAATGCGGCTGCCAGCGCGcaccacacggcgtatgcgcgaTTTTCCGCGTTTGGTTCCAGGCGAGTTAACTCTTGATTTGCGCGTTGAGAGATTTCAATTATGCTGGAGCCCAGGCTGAAACTGAAATTACTTCATTAAGTTTTAGGGTAGGGCCTAACCTTTGTGTCTGACCCTTTAGTGCTCCCATGCCGACAGAAACCCACATAAATCTGTGCCCCTGTGCGTTTTCGGACATTGATTCCGAGCTCTCTGGTAATGGCATTTGATCTGCCTACTCAGCGTACTAGTGTCCCCCTTATCAACGGATATGCAAATTAGTTGGAGCACTGCTCTGCCGAAGTCCGACCTTGGTTACTCTGGTGATAATTGCGTTTAATTGCTTGTCTGCGTGGGGAAATGAgagcaaattaataaaacgTTGCTGTTTCTCTGTTGCCAACACATGACGTTCTTATCGCGTTTATTCGACACCACCTGAGTGTCTTCTTGGCCCGCTAAGCAATCTGGACGGGCGTAATAGTCCGCTCTAGATATCACCGGTTGAGTGGGCTTGTTCCCTGTGCAAACGGCGATCATAAGGTTCTGCTTCGAATTAAGTCGCATAGCGCGGCACTCGATCACAAAGTCTAACTATGGGTCGATGGTCCTAAGTGAATTCAGATTGTGGCATGCTCGGTTCGCATTTCCTCAACTAAtacaatttgtttgctttcgaTTTTGGGGCTTTCAAGAACGTGCCTTTGTGTTTTCGATTTTCCGCGAGCCCTGTGTCAGCGCCTGTTTGGATTTTGGGCGCCGGGGAAtaataaattacaattaaatGGCGCGCAATATACACTCGCCCATCCACAAAACCATCCAGATGCCAGATGTCTCAGTCGACGTGTCTGCTGAACTACAGCTCATCCCATTGTCTCATAAGCATTAATTGATGGCCCAGTGTCGATTGTAACTCTATTaatgtaaatgatattttcccGCTGCCTTCTTGGGCAACAAAGCTCATTAAATTCAGCCTTAAGTGAATATTTACCTCCTAAACAGAGCCCAAAATCAGCGTTACGCCCAGTTTAGGGTTACCCAAAACGTTTCTGACCGGGGATTACACTCGAAGTCAGCCATGGCTGCCGTTATTAATCGTCGAAATCACTCATAATCACCTCGTAGGCTTTTGGCTGATTCGTAAGCGTTTTCTAACCCGGGCCCATTGAGTTGGGGTGACAAACAAACATGGCACGTCAAAGGCAACGTATTTACCGACTGGTTTTCTTGTTTGCCAACGACAattgtaataataatttacaaaTTGGTGGCGACAACAGGTTGCCGTGTGCAAACATCATTGTCTTGTAATTACTACGCATTTCGAAAACTTACTTTCGGTATTCGGATTGGATTTTGAATTCTTTTCGCTTCTCTGGGCAAGCTGCCAAATTACGAAGAGCCTACATTTGGCAGGAGAGTGCGAAATGTAGCGTTGTGTTTGTGGATCTAGTGAGTCATGGCggtaattttaaaatgcaacCGCAATGCATTCGAAAAGTGAGAGGCCGTTTTCCTAGAGACAActctgcgtatacgtaatatagCTCTATGATGGCATTAGTAAGAACTAAGATTCAATCTCAGAGCTGAACGCCTGCCTGGATTGTTTCTCCATTGATTCTCGGTGGAGAGAAACCTCATTTGCATACTGACTCAACGCGAAAACCTTCAGGCGATACGCTTTTATCACCTCTCGTACAAAGCTGAATTATTTAACTTTTCAACAGCTGTTCGGCCTGGTTGTGATCGGTCTTGGTGTGCACATCATCTACAAATTCGAGCACTTCAACACGGCCGCCTTCGTCATCATcgcagtgggcgtggtcgtCGTTCTGACCGCCCTTTTCGGGGCTCTGGGAGCAGCGCGGGAAAGCAGTGCCACATCCAAGGTGGTAAGTAAGAAGTTCATTAAGTTTGATAAAAGAAACATTTAGGCGGAACCGGTCTTGAtcaggtatatatatatatatatatatatatatatatacctgatatatataattttatatttttttttttttggagtaactaattctatttattaagatttcaaaaggaatcgttcagtaattcctctgaacttaacctaatgtgtgataaatataaatgagaccaagtggtatcttaattataaagtacaaaagaaaatgtaatatgttatgttatcctccgggtaaggagatcgctggggtgtaccctcttcagtcttcggagggagatgggatcagcgaggatagttgctagtcggttcgggtgggccataagcctgtcggcataacggctgctgtggaaattaatctgatccccaagaagggtaactttcagatctctttcgatgactatgttcgtcacgtaccaggggagcccagatgcgtgacgtgcagctcttgactggaccacacggagcctattaagctgggatttggcggcagttccccacacctggatggcataactccacgttggagcgagaatggctttgattaaaagagccttagagctcatttgaagtttgctggagtggaagagccagtcgagcttttttagcttcgccagtgactttgatttgaccgacgtgatgtgggcccccaggtcagtctccgatctagatgaactcctaggtagcagtgcgatctagcattggtgatagggcttccattgaaggtcagatctgtgcaggttccgggtcgcagggaaaaagttacacaggctgactttgaggagttaatggccacattccatttggcagtccatttttcgattgcgtgcagccaatcctggaccgcgttggaggcagtttgcagtgaaggatgagacgccagcatggcagtgtcatcggcgtaagtggccaggagcagctgagccggggggacttcggcgttgtttgcgggagatggcatgtcagcagtgtacagggtgtataggaagggcccaagaacacttccctgtggaactcctgcatgaatctc carries:
- the LOC116800399 gene encoding uncharacterized protein LOC116800399, whose product is MPKILSCLALGIYFPFTYYLRSKFLPCLVHCFKYYSWEKCEPVNFENMLFMSAWVGASGLLWVSSNYTEFHFVFSWIIVTFELIVLEISYMTYAIILTKNHVWNWQIIFFGILVFSFVLVLLHVLVAKKIVKNHLIENIFRVLPDKTDN
- the LOC116800400 gene encoding uncharacterized protein LOC116800400 isoform X1; translation: MCCLLEHIFKILVFICAIFIKFLVAANLVIHFYYIRFHGPQVFTSGIENYYLLWTMQSWCGTLMVVIKFKDLCYLQWWLLMTSTFILAGFFLHLILFDFQGEHLGTNEKVHNYFGLGLMLVSLLTVASYSRTLRPPEESDLLFKATTN
- the LOC6607931 gene encoding 23 kDa integral membrane protein isoform X1, with the translated sequence MASTSSVKLIVYALDVLCTLLALVLISFGIYVAVSYNLNEIGELTAYAYVGLGAAALLVVLWGYLSAWRENVCCTVTFIIFLCLVIIAQFAVVYLLVTQEKTVASNLANALEDTWEEELNSPGAMSLYQNWFQCCGRGSPQDYIVNERLPPETCFRNHDKSKPENLIHTGCRVEFENYWQHLTKIFNILALVLIGFELLLSVISCRLCNSIRNDARRSYF
- the LOC116800400 gene encoding uncharacterized protein LOC116800400 isoform X2, whose amino-acid sequence is MQSWCGTLMVVIKFKDLCYLQWWLLMTSTFILAGFFLHLILFDFQGEHLGTNEKVHNYFGLGLMLVSLLTVASYSRTLRPPEESDLLFKATTN
- the LOC6607931 gene encoding protein late bloomer isoform X2, with the translated sequence MLQRLNLNNSNPLKQLLALVLISFGIYVAVSYNLNEIGELTAYAYVGLGAAALLVVLWGYLSAWRENVCCTVTFIIFLCLVIIAQFAVVYLLVTQEKTVASNLANALEDTWEEELNSPGAMSLYQNWFQCCGRGSPQDYIVNERLPPETCFRNHDKSKPENLIHTGCRVEFENYWQHLTKIFNILALVLIGFELLLSVISCRLCNSIRNDARRSYF